The Sinorhizobium fredii genome contains the following window.
GATGGAGACCGCCCCAGTCCCAGGAGTAATTGTCCGAGAGCGGATCGTAATTGGTCACCGGCACCGGGGGTCTGTAAAAAACCGACCGGCGATGGGTGAGTTCCACATAATCGCGCAGCTCGCGACGGTACCAGTCGACGTTCGGCGGCGCGCCGTCCTGATCGAGATCATGATTTCCAAGCCCGACATAGACGGGATAGTGGATGTGATGCGGCCCGACGCCATGCTCGTAGCGGCTCTGAAACTGTTGCAGCTGCCGCCCTTCTCTCGGCTCGCGGACCTGGCCGCCGCCGTCGTCGGTAATATCGCCGCCGAGCACCAAGCCGAACGGCCGGGCAATCTTCGCGCCGGCGCTGGCAAGACCGCTCGGCCTGCCGTCGATTGCTTGCGGCCAGTGCTGTCCCGGAAGTCCGTTGAGCGCCGCAATGTGGCGCAGCAGATTGGCATCGGTCTTGCCCTCCTGCTCGCAATTCGGCGCGAGACCTTCCGTCGAGACGAGGCAGGCATGGATGTCATTGGAAAAGACGAATGTGGCATCGATCGGTGGCCGTGCTGCGGCACGCTCGCCGCCTGCGATCAGAGAAAGGCCGAGACCAGCCGTACCGGCAAGAAATCTCCGCCTGGAGGGGTTAAGGAATGGATTGTCGATCATCGCCTGCCCAGCACCTTGGTCGATGCGACGACTCAAGGACGGCCGGAATAGTGCCGCAAGGTTTTCAGAGCGTAAAGCATGCATTCGCGCTGAAGGCGCTCGCCACGACCCTTCTCACTGCGCGGTGAGAAGGTCGCGGCATCAGGATGAGGGCAGTCTGGAGCAGAAAACCGGCTCTCGTTCTCCCGCCTCAGTGCCCGCCGCCTCCCGAGCCGGCGCCCTCCGGCTTCTTGATCATCAGCACGCCGAGCACCATCCCCAGGAACAGGACGGTCAAGATCAGGAACACGTCGATGAAGGACAGGATCACCGCCTGCTGCTGAACCATCTGGGCCAGTTGCTTGACGGCAGCGGTCGCGCCGTCGAGGCCGTAAGCGTCGAAGTTCGATGCTATGTTGTTCAACCGATCGACCGCCTCCGGACTGCCCCACTGGATATGCTCCGCCAGACGGGCATAGTGGAGATCCTGGCGCTGCGTCAGGATCGTGTTGATGATCGCCAGGCCTACGGCGCCGCCGAGGTTGCGCGTCAGGTTGAAGAGACCGGACGCGTTGCGGATGCGTGCCGGCGGCAGCGTGCCGAGCGCGATGTTGTTGATCGGCACCATGCAGAGCATCAGCGAGCAGCCGCGCAGGATCTGCGGGACGAGCAGTTCCCAGAAATCCCAATCCGCCGTCAGCTGGCTCATCGTCCAGGTGCCTGCCGCAAAGCCCGTGAACCCGATCGTCATCATCACCCGCGGGTCGAGCCTGCCGGCGAGGAAGCCCGCGACCGGCGCCGTCAGAAACATGGCGAGGCCGGAGACGAACATGGTCTCGCCGATCATCAGCGAATCATAGCCGCGGATGCGCCCGAGATAGAGCGGATAGAGATAGGTGAGGCCATAGAGGCCGATGCCCATCACGAAGGAGAACAGCGAGCCGAAGGTGAAATTTCGATTGGCGAAGGCGCGGAGATCGACCACCGGAAACTCGACTTTGAACGCCCGGTAGAAGAATATCGCGGCGGCGACAGCCGTGGCGACCGCCCCCATGACGATATGGTCGTCGTTGAACCAATCGTTGGCATTGCCTTCCTCGAGCACATATTCGAGCGAACCGAGGAAGACCGCCATCGAGAACAGCCCCCACCAGTCGAACTTCTTGATGAGGCCGAGTTCCGGTTCGTCGAAGTCGATGAAAATCCAGGTGAGCGTCGCGACGACGATGCCGGGAATGACGTTGACGAGGAACAGCCAGTGCCAGGAGAAGGCGTGGCTCAGATAGCCGCCGACAGTCGGGCCGATGGTCGGCGCGAGCGTGGCAATGAGGCCGATGATCGGCGACACGATGTTGCGCTTCGACGGCGGGAAGATCGTGAAGGCGGCCGCGAAGACCGACGGGATCATGCCGCCGCCGATGAAGCCCTGGATCGCCCGATAGACGATCATCTGGTCGATATTGGTGGCGGTTGCCGCTAACGCACTCGAGGCGGTGAAGCCGGCGGCGGCGACGGAGAAGAGCACGCGCGTCGAAACGATCCGCGCGAGCGTTCCCGACAGCGGGATCATAATGACTTCGGCAATCAGATAGGAGGTCTGCACCCAGCCGATCTCGTCCGATCCGGCGGAAAGTCCCGCCTGGATTTCGGCAAGCGAGGCCGAGACGATCTGGATGTCGAGGATCGCCATGAACATGCCGACGACCATCGCGAGAAACGCGATGAGCCGCCGCGGATCCATGCGCTCCTCTGCCCCGGCGCCGCCTGTCGCCGCCGGGCTCGCTGTTGCCGTCGAAGCCATGTCCGCTACTCCTTCGCGCGCTTACTTCGCCTCGGCGACCTTCGTGGCGTCCGGCGCCGTGCGGGTATCGACGTCGACGACGACGCTCAGCCCCGCCCTGAGGTTGCCTTTGGCGAGCGCATCGGCCGGGAGCGTGATCCGAACCGGCACGCGCTGGATGATCTTGGTAAAGTTGCCGGTGGCGTTTTCCGCCGGCAGCAGCGAGAAGACCGAGCCGGAGGCCGGCGAGATCGATACGACGGTGCCTTCGATCGTGTGCTCGTCATAGGCATCCACATGGACCTTAACCTTGGAGCCGGGGACCAGATGGGAGATCTGCGTTTCCTTGAAGTTGGCGTCGATATAGAGCTGGTCCACCGGCACGAGGGCCGCAAGCCGCTGCCCGGCCGAGACGAGGTCGCCGACCTGGACGGCGACATTGCCGATGACGCCGTCATAGGGCGCCTTGAGCACGGTGAAGCCGAGGTCGCGATTCGCCTTGTCGCGCGCCAGTTCCAGCGAACGGATCGTGCTTTCCGATTCCGCGCGCTGCGCTTGGAGCACGGTGATATTGGCCTTGGCGGCGGCGATATTTGCCTCCGCGCCGACGAGATTCGCATTCGCCTGGTCGAGCGCGACCTGGGCGCTGTCGCGCGAAGCGTCCGTTCCGAAGGCTTGCAGGTCGCTGGCGCGCTTCTGGGTCAGCTCGGCGCCGCGGACGGTCGCCTCGAAGGCCCTTTTCTGCGCCTCGGCCTGGTTCAGGCTCGCCTCCGCACCGGCGATCTGCGCGTCGAAACGGCTGAGCGCCAGCTTCTGCGTGGCGATCTGCGCCTCGGCCTGTTCCGCCGCGATCCGGTAATCGCCGTCCTCGAGCGTGACGAGCGGGTCGCCGGCCTTCACGTGCTGGTTGGCGACGACGTCGACCTTGGCAACATAACCGGAGACCTTCGGAGAGATCGTCGCGATGTCGCCCTCGATATAGGCATCGTCGGTCGAAACCATGAAGCGGCCATTGGTCCACCAGTCGTAGCCGTACCAGGCGCCGGCGGCGAGCAGCGCCAGCCCGATTGCCGGAAGGATCGGCTTGCGGCGTTTCTTGGCGGGAGCGGCAGCCTCAGCGGCCGAAGGCTCCGTCACCGCCGGCGCCTCTGCTGCGGGTGCCTTGGCCTCGGTGGTGGGAACTTCGACGGCCTCGAAATCGTCACCGACAGGACGGACGCGCGCGGCACTGGAGGTGCTGGAAGGGGACATGAGACACCTGTTTCGGCTAAATTAGCTAAATTGAACTGAACCGTTCGGTTCGATTAGCCTTGACATAATCCCTTTCGCAGCGCATATCAAGAGCAAATCGAACCGAGCGGTTCGAAACGCTTGCCGCGGGCTGAAATAAAAAATGCGGATCCAATTCCGCACCCGTTGCTTTTTATCGAAACGGTCACGCTAATGGGTTGGAGCGAGTTCTTAAATCCACCGTGATCTACAGGAGTGGAAACGTCCGGGTAATCATGACGTCAGCGAAAAGTGCACGGCAGGAAAGGTCCCTGCAGCCGGAACAGCAGCCTTCGAGCGGCGGCCGCCGCGTCGCCGGCGAGGATCCGGTCAAACGCGAGCAGATTCTCGAAGGCGCCAAGCGTGTCTTCATGCGCAGCAATTTCGATGCCGCCAGCATGAACGACATCACCCGCGAGGCAGGCGTATCTAAGGGCACGCTCTATGTCTACTTCGAGAACAAGGAAGATCTGTTCGAAGCCCTGATCGCGCGCGAACGCAGCCGCATCGTCAACAGCATCAAGCAGTCGCTGAACGACATCGAGCCCATCGAGGAAGCGCTACACGATTTCGCCGTCACGCTCGTTACCAGCATGACATCGGATTACACGATCCGGGCCATGCGGACCGTGCTCGGCGTGATCGATCGCATGCCGCGGCTGGCGCAGCGTTTCTTCACCGCAACGCCCGAAAACGGCTACACGGTGCTGAAGGCCTATCTCGACCAGCAGAAAGCGGCAGGCAGGCTGTCGATCGACGATACGGAACTGGCCGCCAAGCAGTTCATAGAACTCTGTATGGCCGGCCTGTTCAAGGGCCGTCTCTTCGGGATGTGTGAAGCGGTTCCGCCCGAACAGATCGAAAAGAACGTCGCCTCGGCCATCCGTGTTTTCATGGCCGCCTACGGGCAGCGCGCTGATCAGAAATCTTAAGCCGGGCTGCACATCTGCAGGCGATTGCCGAAGGGATCGTAGAAGCTCGCAAAGGTGACGAAGCCGGGAAAGACCTGCGCATCCTCGCACCGGACACCGCGGCGCCGCAGCTCCTCGACATTTAAGACGAGCGTCGTCCCCGTCGAGGGCGTCCAGCCGCTCTCCGCCAACGTCACCGAAACGTTGCCGTCCACGCCGCCGGCGGAGAATTCGATCCAGCCCGCTTCGGGCAGATCGTAGAGCGGCGGCCCGAATCCGAGCACCTCCCCATAGAACGCGCGGGCACCATCAAGGTCGGTCACCGAAATCGAGACCACATTGATGCCACGAAAGAGAGGACCGGTCGTTGCCATGACGGCGGATGTAGGACGCGGACCCCGTTCGTCCAGCCTGCACAATCGGGAAATCCAGAAGGCGAATTTGCCGTCGGCAGGCGGTGCCGATTAAAATCCAGCAACCGCGATCAAACGCGTCCTCCTATAAATCCGTAAGAGCTAGGTCGCTTGCCACGGGAGTGAACATGAGTGCCATCGGACGGGCGATCTGGTTCATCGAAAGCCATTTCGCCAAGGATATCTCACTGGAGCGGATTGCCGACGCCGCCGGCCTGTCGCGCTATCATCTATCACGCGTCTTTGGCCTCGCGACCGGCCATTCGATCAGTGCCTATATCCGCGGACGCCGCCTGAGTTCGGCGGCGCTTCGCCTTGCCGACGGCAACTCCACCATTCTCGAGGCGGCCCTCGACGCGGGCTATGGCTCGCACGAGGCATTCACCCGCGCCTTTCGCGAGCAATTCGGGGTCACGCCCGAGTCGGTGCGCAAGCAGAGGCATGTCTGCAATATCGAACTTGTGGAGCCCATCAGGATGGACGATACGCGCAATCAGAAGATCGAACCGCCGCGCTTCGAGGAGGGCCCTGCCCTGCTCCTCGCCGGCCTTGAAGAAACCTATGCCTACGATCGCACCGAAGGCATTCCCTCGCTCTGGCAGCGCTTCAATAGCCACTTCGGTCATATTCCGGGCCAGCGCGGCAACGTCGCCTATGGCGTCTGCACCCATTCGGATGCTGGAGCCGGAAGCTTCCGCTACATGGCGGCCGTCGAAGTCGCGGATGCGGACGGACTGCCGAACGGGTTTTCGACCCTGAAGCTGCCGAAGCAGCGCTATGCGGTGTTCCTGCATCGCGGCCACATCTCGGCGATCTCGGCCACTGCCCATCACATCTTCGCAACCTGGTTTCCGCAGTCTGGACTCGAGCACGGCGAAACGCCCGATCTCATGGAACGCTACGACGAGCGGTTCGACCCGGATTCCGGCATGGGCGTCGTCGAGATGTGGGTTCCGATAAAACAGTAAACGGTAAAACGCTGCCGCAAAGTCGCGGCAGCGCTTGCTACTTCGGCACTACTCCTTAAATACTGCGGCGAACTTGGCGCCACGAGGCGCCCTGGAGGGGAAGATGCGCTCGCATTCCGCTCCGGTTTGTTGGGACCGGTCACCGCCACTGACGTTGGGTCGGACGACGCGACATCAGTGATCGTCATTTAGAAGGAAGAGTTCGCCGATGCAGGAAATCCTCACGCTCGCTCAAAGCCCGGAGGCTTGGGTCGCTCTCATTACGCTGATTGTGATGGAAGTGGTCCTCGGCATCGACAACCTGATCTTCATCTCGATTCTGACCAACAAGCTGCCCGCCGAGAACCGCGTCAGCGCCCGGCGCATCGGTATCGGCCTCGCGCTTATCATGCGCCTTGGGCTGCTCGGCACGATCGCCTGGATCGTGCAACTCACAGAGCCGGTCTTCGAGGCCTTTGGCCATGGCTTCTCCTGGAAGGACATGATCCTGATCGCCGGCGGCCTTTTCCTGGTCTGGAAGGCGACGAAGGAGATCCACCACAATGTCGATCCGAGCGACCATGACGAGGATTTCATCGCGAGCTCGGCGATCAACGGTTTCACGGCGGCGATCGGCCAGATCCTGCTGCTCGATCTCGTCTTCTCCGTCGACAGCATCATCACCGCCGTCGGCATGACCCCTCACCTGCCCATCATGGTCATCGCCGTCGTCGTCGCCGTAACCGTGATGCTGGTTGCAGCCAACCCGCTCGCCAACTTCATCGAACGGAACCCGACGATCGTCATGCTGGCGCTTGCCTTCCTGCTGATGATCGGCACGACGCTGATTGCCGAAGGCATGGGCTTCCACGTGCCGAAGGGCTACGTCTATGCCGCCATGGCCTTCTCGGCGCTGGTTGAAATCCTCAACATGATCGCCCGCAACGCGCGCCTAAAAAAGCAGCAGGCCACGAAGCTGCATTAAGCTTGCAATCGACGAAGACGACAAAGAGGCCCGCATCCGTCGGATGCGGGCCTC
Protein-coding sequences here:
- a CDS encoding metallophosphoesterase, with protein sequence MIDNPFLNPSRRRFLAGTAGLGLSLIAGGERAAARPPIDATFVFSNDIHACLVSTEGLAPNCEQEGKTDANLLRHIAALNGLPGQHWPQAIDGRPSGLASAGAKIARPFGLVLGGDITDDGGGQVREPREGRQLQQFQSRYEHGVGPHHIHYPVYVGLGNHDLDQDGAPPNVDWYRRELRDYVELTHRRSVFYRPPVPVTNYDPLSDNYSWDWGGLHLVQLQRFGGDENKGAVSGLPWLKRDLATYAADGRPVVLFQHYGWDAFSTEVWDAAAKTFDAQGDGEPHWWRPGERDALLAALKGYNVVGLFHGHEHDRVMAYSAGDIDIFKPKAAYLGGFALVRVTDKFLDVVFGEASGEAGHAAFTHAFSRRFD
- a CDS encoding DHA2 family efflux MFS transporter permease subunit, yielding MASTATASPAATGGAGAEERMDPRRLIAFLAMVVGMFMAILDIQIVSASLAEIQAGLSAGSDEIGWVQTSYLIAEVIMIPLSGTLARIVSTRVLFSVAAAGFTASSALAATATNIDQMIVYRAIQGFIGGGMIPSVFAAAFTIFPPSKRNIVSPIIGLIATLAPTIGPTVGGYLSHAFSWHWLFLVNVIPGIVVATLTWIFIDFDEPELGLIKKFDWWGLFSMAVFLGSLEYVLEEGNANDWFNDDHIVMGAVATAVAAAIFFYRAFKVEFPVVDLRAFANRNFTFGSLFSFVMGIGLYGLTYLYPLYLGRIRGYDSLMIGETMFVSGLAMFLTAPVAGFLAGRLDPRVMMTIGFTGFAAGTWTMSQLTADWDFWELLVPQILRGCSLMLCMVPINNIALGTLPPARIRNASGLFNLTRNLGGAVGLAIINTILTQRQDLHYARLAEHIQWGSPEAVDRLNNIASNFDAYGLDGATAAVKQLAQMVQQQAVILSFIDVFLILTVLFLGMVLGVLMIKKPEGAGSGGGGH
- a CDS encoding HlyD family secretion protein, whose protein sequence is MSPSSTSSAARVRPVGDDFEAVEVPTTEAKAPAAEAPAVTEPSAAEAAAPAKKRRKPILPAIGLALLAAGAWYGYDWWTNGRFMVSTDDAYIEGDIATISPKVSGYVAKVDVVANQHVKAGDPLVTLEDGDYRIAAEQAEAQIATQKLALSRFDAQIAGAEASLNQAEAQKRAFEATVRGAELTQKRASDLQAFGTDASRDSAQVALDQANANLVGAEANIAAAKANITVLQAQRAESESTIRSLELARDKANRDLGFTVLKAPYDGVIGNVAVQVGDLVSAGQRLAALVPVDQLYIDANFKETQISHLVPGSKVKVHVDAYDEHTIEGTVVSISPASGSVFSLLPAENATGNFTKIIQRVPVRITLPADALAKGNLRAGLSVVVDVDTRTAPDATKVAEAK
- a CDS encoding TetR/AcrR family transcriptional regulator; translated protein: MTSAKSARQERSLQPEQQPSSGGRRVAGEDPVKREQILEGAKRVFMRSNFDAASMNDITREAGVSKGTLYVYFENKEDLFEALIARERSRIVNSIKQSLNDIEPIEEALHDFAVTLVTSMTSDYTIRAMRTVLGVIDRMPRLAQRFFTATPENGYTVLKAYLDQQKAAGRLSIDDTELAAKQFIELCMAGLFKGRLFGMCEAVPPEQIEKNVASAIRVFMAAYGQRADQKS
- a CDS encoding VOC family protein, encoding MATTGPLFRGINVVSISVTDLDGARAFYGEVLGFGPPLYDLPEAGWIEFSAGGVDGNVSVTLAESGWTPSTGTTLVLNVEELRRRGVRCEDAQVFPGFVTFASFYDPFGNRLQMCSPA
- a CDS encoding AraC family transcriptional regulator, yielding MSAIGRAIWFIESHFAKDISLERIADAAGLSRYHLSRVFGLATGHSISAYIRGRRLSSAALRLADGNSTILEAALDAGYGSHEAFTRAFREQFGVTPESVRKQRHVCNIELVEPIRMDDTRNQKIEPPRFEEGPALLLAGLEETYAYDRTEGIPSLWQRFNSHFGHIPGQRGNVAYGVCTHSDAGAGSFRYMAAVEVADADGLPNGFSTLKLPKQRYAVFLHRGHISAISATAHHIFATWFPQSGLEHGETPDLMERYDERFDPDSGMGVVEMWVPIKQ
- a CDS encoding TerC family protein translates to MQEILTLAQSPEAWVALITLIVMEVVLGIDNLIFISILTNKLPAENRVSARRIGIGLALIMRLGLLGTIAWIVQLTEPVFEAFGHGFSWKDMILIAGGLFLVWKATKEIHHNVDPSDHDEDFIASSAINGFTAAIGQILLLDLVFSVDSIITAVGMTPHLPIMVIAVVVAVTVMLVAANPLANFIERNPTIVMLALAFLLMIGTTLIAEGMGFHVPKGYVYAAMAFSALVEILNMIARNARLKKQQATKLH